The genomic DNA GGCGCCACCGCCAGCGGAATGCCGTCCATCAGAATGGTCGAGCGCGGCGACAGGCGCGAGGTCAGCCCGCGCACGCCCACGTTCAGCGACACATCGCTGCCGCCCGTGCCATTGCTTTCCTGCACCTGCACGCCCGGCACCCGGCGCAACACATCGCGCACGTTGGTCGCGCCGGTGTCCTGGAACGACGAACGCTCGATGATCGTGCGCGCGCCGCCATGTTCAAGCACCTTCTCTTCATTCGGGTTTTCCAGCCAGTCGCCCACGACGCTGATCGCGCCCAGGGTGTTGTCGGCGGGCGCGGCGTCTGCCGCGGTCTGCGCCTGGCTGTGGGCGGCCAGCGTCAGCATGGCCAGCGCGAGCGTCAGGCGTCGCGGGGGAAAAGGAATCGGCATTGGGAGTCCAGGAAGCGGGGGAGGGCGCGCGTCATTAATACGAGCGTCAATCACATTGAGAATCTTTACGGGTCCGGCACGGACGTCAGCCAGGGTGGATGCATGAGCCGAGTAGGGCGCTGTCGGACCGGCCCGAAATATATCAAAAATTGGCGCCAATCCAAACGGGGTAAATTGGGGCCGTGGCAAAAACACGCCATGGCCCGCCAGGCCCGCGTGCCGGACAGCGCGCGCCAGCGCCGCATCGAATCCGTATAAGATGTGAAATTGGCGCCAATTTTCAGGCTGGAACAATCATGGACACACTCGATCAGCAATTGCTGGGTCTGTTGCGCGCCGACGCTCGCGCAACCGTCGCGACCCTGGCCAAGAAGCTCGACGTATCAAGGGGCACCGTCAACAACCGCATCGCCCGCATGGAAGACGAGGGCATCATCGTCGGCTACACCGTCCGGCTGCGCCCCGAATCCCAACCCGACCAGATCGGCGCCTGGATGAACATCGCCGTCGACGGCAACGAAACCCGCCGCGTCGTCAGCATCCTCCTGGGCGATCCCGCCGTCGTCGCCCTGCACGACACCAACGGCCGCTGGGACCTGCTGGCCGAACTGCGCGTCGCCAACATCGAGGAAATGTCCCGCGTCCTGGACCGCGTCCGTCTCATCAAGGCCATCTCCGCCACGGAAACCAGCATCCACCTGAAAAGCTACAAGCTCGATTGAGCCCCGCCGCCCATCCTTGCGACCGTCCCTACCAGAGCGCAAAATCGCCGCTCTTGTCTGTGCCCCTCTTGTTGACGACGCCTACGTCATCTCCGCAAACCCGGACGCCGACGCCGCACCACTGAACGCCCAAAGAGGCCGCCCGCGCGGCCGCCTTGGGCGACTCCGCAAGATCTTCCTACTCCACACAACATCGCCACGAAGCCCAAGCACGTGACACATCCCGGCGGCGTCTCGAAACGCGCTGACGCAGCGGGGTGGCCGGGCCGGGTGGAGGGCGGGGCGTGTAGATGCGCCCAAGGGAAACCGTAGGGAGCCGAAGGCGTACGAGGTTGACGCAGGGGCAGTCCGGAGCGAAGGCTCCGGACCGCAATCGTAGCCCCGCCCTCCGCCCGGCCCGGCCACCACGCGTCAAAAGAACCACAGCCCTAACCGCCCGACCCATCCCTCCCGGGGCAACGTCACGAACCACCCGTTAGGGATTCCCCCCGCTTGCCCCCACCCACACCTGGTTCCTAAAATTGGCGCCAATTTAGTCAAACATCCCCCGCCCGCAACACCCCCCGGCACACCCCCGCCCGGGAATCGAGGAAACCATGCAGTCCACCGCAGCACCCGCCCTGGCCCCCGACGCCGCCCGCGCCCGCGCCATCTACGACCTCGGCCACAGCACCGTCTTCGCCTCGCGCACCGACCCGCGCTTCTCGTACTGCATGTACGTCCCCCCGCATATCGATCAGGCCAAGCACCCCATGGAGCTGGTCGTGATCATGCACGGCACCGGCCGCGCCTTCGTCGAATACCGCGATGCCTTCGCCGAATTCGCCCGCTGGAACGACTGCATCGTGCTGTGCCCGCTGTTTCCCGTCAGCCCGCTCGGCGACGGCAACCGCGACGGCTTCAAGCAACTGATCGAAGGCGACATCCGCTACGACCACATCCTGCAAGGCATGGTCGCCGAAGTCGGCGAGAAATTCGGCCGCGACTTCACCCGCTTCGCCCTGTTCGGCTATTCCGGCGGCGGCCAGTTCGTCAACCGCTACGCCCTGCTGCATCCCGAAACCCTGTGGGCCGTGTCGATCGGCGCGCCCGGCTCGGTCACGCTGCTCGATCCCGCCCAGGACTGGTGGGTCGGCGTGCGCGACGCCGAGGCCCGCTTCGGCAAGGGCGTCGACATCGACGCCCTGCGCCAGGTCGCGGTGCACATGATCGTCGGCAAGGCCGACCTGGAGACCTGGGAGATTACCCACCGCGAAGGCGGCAAGTTCTTCATGCCCGGCGCCAACTCCGCTGGCGCCACCCGTCCCGAGCGCCTGGAATCGCTGCGCCGCTCGTTCGAGGCCGCCGGCGTCAAGGCCGTGCTGGACGTGGTCGACAACGTGCCGCACGACGGCCTGAAGTGCGTCGGCCAGGTGCAGGACTTCCTGGCCGCCGAACTGCGCAAGCTGCGCAATGAATAACGTCGACAAGCAGACCGGCGGCCGGCGCGCCTGCGCCTGTCGGCCGCGATAGGAGAGGGCCATGTTGCGTTTCGCGCTATCCCGTATCGTCATGGCCATTCCGACACTGCTGATCGTGGCGGTGGCGGTGTTCGTCATGATCCGCCTGATTCCCGGCGACCCCGCGCAACTGCTGCTGGGCGACCTGGCCACGCCGGCGGCCCTGGCCGACCTGCGCGCGCGGCTGGGCCTGGACCAGACCTGGCCTACCCAGTTCGGCATCTGGTTCGGCAACATGCTGCATGGCGACCTGGGTTCGTCCATCAACACCGGCCAGCCCGTGCTGCCGCTGGTGTGGGACCGCTTCCTGATCAGCGGCCGCGTGGTGCTGGTGGCCGTGCTGTTCGCCGCCCTGGTGGCCGTGCCCGCCGGCATGATCGCCGCGTGGAAGCAGAACAAGGCGCCCGACCTGATCCTGGTCGGCGCCGCCACGCTGCTGGTGTCCATTCCCACCTTCTGGCTCGGCCTGCTGCTGCTGATCTTCTTCGGCTTGAAGCTGCAATGGCTGCCGGTGGTGGGCTACGTGTCGATCGGCGAAGACTGGAAGGCCGGCCTGCTGTACCTGGCCATGCCGATCCTGACGCTGTTCCTGCACGAGATCGGCGTGCTGATGCGCATGGCGCGCGCCAGCACCCTGGAAGTGCTGCGGCTGGACTACATCACCCACGCCCGCGCCAAGGGCCTGTCGGAATCCGCGGTGCTGATGCGCCACGCCTTCCGCAACGCCTTCGGCCCCACCTGGACCCTGATCGGCCTGGTGCTGGGCAACCTGCTCGGCGGCATCGCCGTGGTCGAAACCGTGTTCACCATTCCCGGCCTGGGCCGCCTGCTGGTGGACTCGATCTTCGCCCGCGACTATCCCGTGATCCAGGGCTGCCTGCTGTTCGTGGGCGTGATCTACGTGATCGTCAACCTGCTGATCGACCTCTGCTATCCCATCTTCGACCCGAGAGTGACCGCCGAATGAAAAAGCGAATTGCAGCTAACGCGCTGGTGGGCGGCGTGATCGTGGCGGCGATGCTCGTCGCGGCCATCATGGGCGCCTTCTGGACGCCGCACGACCCGCTCAAGATCAACTTCGTGGCGCGCCTGAAGCCGCCCGGCGGCGACTTCCTGCTGGGCACCGACGAGTTCGGCCGCGATGAACTGTCGCGCCTGCTGGCCGGCGCCTCCAGCAGCGTCTGGATCAGCCTGCTGACGGTGGGCTTCGCCATCGTCGCCGGCACCATCGTCGGCACCCTGACCGGCTTCGTGCGCGGCTGGACCGACCGCATCATCATGGCCTTCAACAACGCGCTGCTGGCCTTTCCCGGCCTGTTGCTGGCGCTGGGCCTGCTGGCGGTGGTCGGCGCCAACAAGTACGGCATCATCCTGGCGCTGGGCCTGGCCTATACGCCGTCGGTGACGCGCATCGTGCGCGGCACGGTGCTGTCGCTGCGCGAGAAGGAGTTCATCGAATCCTCGCGCGTGCTGGGCAACTCCGAGATCTACACCATGGTGCGCCACGTGCTGCCCAACTGCGTCGCGCCGTTGACGGTGCTGGCGACCTCGATGTTCGGCTGGGTGATCCTGGCGGAAAGCGCGCTGTCCTTCCTGGGCCTGGGCGTGCCGCCGCCGGCGCCCACCTGGGGCAACATGCTGGCCGCCGCCCGCCCGTTCATGGCGCAGGCGTCGTACCTTTCCATTCTTCCCGGCCTGGCCATCGCGCTCGCGCTGCTCGGGATCAACCTGCTGGGCGATGCGGTGCGTGACCGTCTCGATCCCCGCATGAGGGGCGTGCAATGAGCGCACTGGTAACCGTATCGAACCTGTCCCTGACCGTCGGCCGCGGCGGTCGCGAGATCGTCGGCGGCGTGTCCTTCGAGGTGGCGCCGGGCGAAATGGTCGGCATCGTCGGCGAGTCCGGCAGTGGCAAGACCCAGGCGGCGCGCGCCATCATGGGCCTGACGCCGCCGCCGCTGGTGGTGGCCGGCGGCTCGATCCGCTTCGAAGGCGTGGAAGTCACCCAGGCACGCCCGGCCGCGCTGCGCAAGCTGCGCGGCGCGCGCATCGGCATGGTGTTCCAGGAACCCATGACCTCGCTCAACCCGTCCATGCCCATCGGACGCCAGTTGGACGAAGGCCTCAAGCTGCATCGCCGCGACCTGTCGACCGCGCAGCGCCGTGAACGCATCCTGGAGATGCTGCGCCGCGTCGGCATCCGCGACCCCAAGGCCGCCGTCGAGGCCTGGCCGCACGAGTTCTCGGGCGGCATGCGCCAGCGCATGATGCTGGCCTCGGTGATGCTGCTGGAGCCGGCGCTGCTGATCGCCGACGAGCCCACCACCGCGCTCGACGCGGTGGTGCAGCGCGACGTGCTGGAACTGATGGTCGACCTGACGCGCGAGCACAATACCGCCGTGCTGATGATCAGCCATGACCTGCCGATGGTGGCGCGCTACACCGAGCGCATGGTGGTGATGCAGCACGGCAAGGTGCTGGAAACCGGCACCACCGCCGGCATCCTCGAACGCCCGCAACATCCCTACACCCGCAAGCTGCTGGACGCCATGCCGCGCCGCCTGCCGGCGCGCGCGCCGATCCAGGAAGCGCCCATTGTCGAGGTCCGGAACCTGGTGGTCGACTACGCCGGCCACCAGCGCCTGTTCTCGCGCACCGGCGCCAAGCGCGCGCTCAACGGCATCGACCTGCACGTCAAGCCGCGCGAAGTGGTGGCGGTGGTGGGCGGCTCGGGTTCCGGCAAGACCACGCTGGGCCGCGCCATCGCCGGCCTGCTGGCGCCGACAGCAGGCCAGATCCTGTTCCGCGACCAGCCGGTCAGCCGCCGCTCGCCGGCCTGGCGCGACTACCGCCTGAACTGCCAGATGGTGTTCCAGGACCCGTACTCGTCGCTCGACCCGCGCATGACCATCGGCCAACTGGTGGGCGAAGGCCTGCGTATGCTGGTCGACATGCCGGCGGCCGACAAGCGCCGTCGCGTCGACGAGGTGCTGGCCGAAGTTGGCCTGGGTTCGGAATACGCCAAGCGCTTTCCGCACGAACTGTCGGGCGGCCAGCGCCAGCGCGTCGCCATCGCCCGGGCGGTGGTGCGCCGGCCGTCCTTCGTGATTGCCGACGAGCCGGTGTCGGCGCTGGACGTGACGGTGCGGGCGCAGGTGCTGGACCTGTTCGCCGACCTGCAGGAACGCCACGGCTTTTCGTGCCTGTTCATCAGCCACGACCTGGGCGTGGTGGAGCAGGTGGCCGACCGGGTGGTGGTGATGCGCGACGGCGGCATCGTGGAACAAGGCTCGCGCGACACGGTGTTCGACCGGCCGCGCGAGGAATACACCCGCAGCCTGCTGTCGGCGATTCCGGCCCTGGAATCGACCGAAACCGGCGGCGTGCGCCTGCGCTGGCGCCTGGACCAGCCGGAGCCCTCGCGGGCCATGGCCTGACGGGGCGGGGCCGCGCCGCGCGGGCTTACCGTTGCGGCGCGGACTTACGCATAAAATACGCGGTTTGGATTAGATTCACGGGAGTGGTCCATGCCGAAAGCGGCGGCGACACAGCCGGGCCTGGTTGACCGTATTGCCCTGGATATTCAATCGGGGGTATACGGCCCTGGCGCATGGCTGAAACAGATCGACCTGCAGGAACGCTACGGCGCCAAGCGCCTGGACGTGCGGCGGGCGCTCGACCAATTGACGGCCAAGCGGCTGATCGCGCACATCCCCAACCGGGGCTATCACGTCTACACGATGGACCCGGACCAGCACCTGCAGATCCGCGACATCCGGGTGCTGCTGGAAACCGGCGCGGCGGCGGACCTGATGCCGAACGTCACCGCCGCCAAGGTGCGCGCCCTGCGCGCGCTGGCCGAGCGCTTCGTCAAGCTGTTGCAGGACGGCACGCTGCTGGAACAGTACGAGGTCAACCTGGCCTTCCATGCCGGCATGTACGACATGTGTTCCAACCGTGAACTGGCCGCCCTGATCCAGGAAACCCGGGCGCGCGGTCCGGCGGCGCCAGCCAAGGAATGGGTGACGCGGTCGCGCATCGAGATCTCGGCGCGCGAGTATTTCGACATGGTCGAGGCGCTGGAAGCGCGCGACGTCAAGCGCCTGCAGAAAATCATCGCCCAGCACGTCGGCCAGGACATTTCCTGACCCGACAGCGCCCGGCACGCGCGGCGGCCTTCCTGCAAAGGAGGCCGCCGCGC from Achromobacter xylosoxidans includes the following:
- a CDS encoding Lrp/AsnC family transcriptional regulator yields the protein MDTLDQQLLGLLRADARATVATLAKKLDVSRGTVNNRIARMEDEGIIVGYTVRLRPESQPDQIGAWMNIAVDGNETRRVVSILLGDPAVVALHDTNGRWDLLAELRVANIEEMSRVLDRVRLIKAISATETSIHLKSYKLD
- a CDS encoding ABC transporter permease translates to MLRFALSRIVMAIPTLLIVAVAVFVMIRLIPGDPAQLLLGDLATPAALADLRARLGLDQTWPTQFGIWFGNMLHGDLGSSINTGQPVLPLVWDRFLISGRVVLVAVLFAALVAVPAGMIAAWKQNKAPDLILVGAATLLVSIPTFWLGLLLLIFFGLKLQWLPVVGYVSIGEDWKAGLLYLAMPILTLFLHEIGVLMRMARASTLEVLRLDYITHARAKGLSESAVLMRHAFRNAFGPTWTLIGLVLGNLLGGIAVVETVFTIPGLGRLLVDSIFARDYPVIQGCLLFVGVIYVIVNLLIDLCYPIFDPRVTAE
- a CDS encoding ABC transporter permease encodes the protein MKKRIAANALVGGVIVAAMLVAAIMGAFWTPHDPLKINFVARLKPPGGDFLLGTDEFGRDELSRLLAGASSSVWISLLTVGFAIVAGTIVGTLTGFVRGWTDRIIMAFNNALLAFPGLLLALGLLAVVGANKYGIILALGLAYTPSVTRIVRGTVLSLREKEFIESSRVLGNSEIYTMVRHVLPNCVAPLTVLATSMFGWVILAESALSFLGLGVPPPAPTWGNMLAAARPFMAQASYLSILPGLAIALALLGINLLGDAVRDRLDPRMRGVQ
- a CDS encoding ABC transporter ATP-binding protein, producing the protein MSALVTVSNLSLTVGRGGREIVGGVSFEVAPGEMVGIVGESGSGKTQAARAIMGLTPPPLVVAGGSIRFEGVEVTQARPAALRKLRGARIGMVFQEPMTSLNPSMPIGRQLDEGLKLHRRDLSTAQRRERILEMLRRVGIRDPKAAVEAWPHEFSGGMRQRMMLASVMLLEPALLIADEPTTALDAVVQRDVLELMVDLTREHNTAVLMISHDLPMVARYTERMVVMQHGKVLETGTTAGILERPQHPYTRKLLDAMPRRLPARAPIQEAPIVEVRNLVVDYAGHQRLFSRTGAKRALNGIDLHVKPREVVAVVGGSGSGKTTLGRAIAGLLAPTAGQILFRDQPVSRRSPAWRDYRLNCQMVFQDPYSSLDPRMTIGQLVGEGLRMLVDMPAADKRRRVDEVLAEVGLGSEYAKRFPHELSGGQRQRVAIARAVVRRPSFVIADEPVSALDVTVRAQVLDLFADLQERHGFSCLFISHDLGVVEQVADRVVVMRDGGIVEQGSRDTVFDRPREEYTRSLLSAIPALESTETGGVRLRWRLDQPEPSRAMA
- a CDS encoding GntR family transcriptional regulator, translating into MPKAAATQPGLVDRIALDIQSGVYGPGAWLKQIDLQERYGAKRLDVRRALDQLTAKRLIAHIPNRGYHVYTMDPDQHLQIRDIRVLLETGAAADLMPNVTAAKVRALRALAERFVKLLQDGTLLEQYEVNLAFHAGMYDMCSNRELAALIQETRARGPAAPAKEWVTRSRIEISAREYFDMVEALEARDVKRLQKIIAQHVGQDIS